Proteins co-encoded in one Enterobacter sp. R4-368 genomic window:
- the aroP gene encoding aromatic amino acid transporter AroP, which translates to MMEGQQHGDQLKRGLKNRHIQLIALGGAIGTGLFLGSASVIQSAGPGIILGYAIAGFIAFLIMRQLGEMVVEEPVAGSFSHFAYKYWGNFAGFASGWNYWVLYVLVAMAELTAVGKYVQFWWPEIPTWVSAAVFFVIINAINLTNVKVFGEMEFWFAIIKVFAVVAMIVFGGWLLFSGSAGPQATVRNLWEQGGFLPHGIGGLVMMMAIIMFSFGGLELVGITAAEADNPEQSIPKATNQVIYRILIFYVGSLAVLLSLLPWTRVTADTSPFVLIFHELGDSFVANALNIVVLTAALSVYNSCVYCNSRMLFGLAKQGNAPKILQHVDKRGVPVNTIITSALFTALCVLINYFAPESAFGLLMALVVSALVINWAMISLAHMRFRRAKQQQGVTPRFPALFYPLGNWICLIFMAAVLVIMLMTDGMAISVYLIPVWIAILGVGYLLKQKNANTVKAH; encoded by the coding sequence ATAATGGAAGGTCAACAGCACGGCGATCAGCTAAAGCGCGGCCTTAAGAACCGCCACATTCAGCTTATCGCGCTGGGTGGCGCTATTGGGACTGGCCTGTTTCTGGGCAGCGCATCCGTCATTCAATCTGCCGGTCCGGGGATAATTCTGGGTTATGCCATTGCCGGTTTTATCGCGTTTCTCATCATGCGCCAGCTTGGCGAAATGGTGGTTGAAGAGCCGGTAGCAGGCTCATTCAGCCACTTCGCTTACAAATATTGGGGCAACTTTGCAGGCTTTGCTTCCGGCTGGAACTACTGGGTGCTGTACGTGCTGGTGGCGATGGCGGAGCTTACTGCCGTCGGGAAATATGTGCAGTTCTGGTGGCCAGAAATTCCAACATGGGTTTCCGCCGCCGTGTTCTTTGTCATTATCAACGCCATCAACCTGACCAACGTGAAAGTGTTTGGTGAGATGGAGTTCTGGTTCGCCATTATTAAGGTTTTCGCGGTTGTCGCGATGATCGTATTTGGCGGCTGGTTGCTGTTTAGCGGCAGCGCTGGCCCGCAGGCTACCGTGCGTAACCTGTGGGAACAGGGCGGTTTCCTGCCGCACGGCATCGGTGGGCTGGTGATGATGATGGCGATCATCATGTTCTCCTTCGGTGGTCTGGAACTGGTGGGGATCACCGCCGCAGAAGCCGATAACCCGGAACAAAGCATTCCGAAAGCCACCAACCAGGTTATCTACCGCATTCTGATTTTCTATGTGGGTTCGCTGGCTGTGCTGCTCTCCCTGCTGCCGTGGACGCGTGTTACGGCTGACACCAGCCCGTTTGTGCTGATCTTCCATGAACTGGGTGACTCGTTTGTGGCCAACGCGTTGAACATTGTGGTGCTGACTGCCGCGCTCTCTGTTTATAACAGCTGCGTGTACTGCAACAGCCGTATGCTGTTCGGTCTGGCGAAACAGGGCAACGCGCCGAAAATACTGCAACACGTGGATAAACGCGGCGTGCCGGTGAACACCATCATCACCTCTGCGCTGTTTACCGCGCTGTGTGTGCTGATCAACTACTTCGCCCCGGAATCCGCGTTTGGTCTGCTGATGGCGCTGGTGGTTTCCGCGCTTGTGATCAACTGGGCGATGATTAGCCTGGCGCACATGCGTTTTCGCCGCGCCAAGCAGCAGCAAGGGGTTACGCCGCGCTTCCCGGCGCTGTTCTACCCGCTGGGGAACTGGATCTGCCTGATCTTTATGGCAGCGGTACTGGTGATCATGCTGATGACAGACGGCATGGCGATCTCCGTCTACCTGATCCCGGTGTGGATTGCCATCCTCGGCGTCGGCTACCTGCTGAAGCAGAAAAACGCCAATACCGTGAAAGCGCATTAA
- the pdhR gene encoding pyruvate dehydrogenase complex transcriptional repressor PdhR, giving the protein MAYSKIRQPKLSDVIEQQLEFLILEGTLRPGEKLPPERELAKQFDVSRPSLREAIQRLEAKGLLLRRQGGGTFVQSSLWQSFSDPLVELLADHPESQFDLLETRHALEGIAAYYAALRSTDEDKARISELHQAIERAQQSGDLDAESSAVVQYQIAVTEAAHNVVLLHLLRCMEPMLAQNVRQNFELLYARREMLPLVSNHRSSIFAAIMAGKPEEAREASHRHLAFIEEILLDRSREQSRRERSLRRLEQRKN; this is encoded by the coding sequence ATGGCCTACAGCAAAATCCGCCAACCAAAACTTTCCGATGTGATTGAGCAGCAACTGGAGTTTTTGATTCTCGAAGGTACGTTGCGTCCCGGCGAGAAACTGCCTCCAGAGCGCGAACTGGCCAAACAGTTCGATGTTTCTCGTCCTTCACTGCGCGAGGCCATTCAGCGCCTCGAAGCGAAAGGCCTGCTCCTTCGTCGCCAGGGTGGCGGTACTTTTGTCCAAAGCAGTCTGTGGCAAAGCTTCAGCGATCCGCTGGTTGAGCTTCTGGCCGATCATCCCGAATCCCAGTTTGACCTGCTTGAAACCCGCCACGCGCTGGAAGGCATTGCTGCATATTACGCGGCGCTGCGCAGCACCGATGAAGACAAAGCGCGGATCAGCGAGCTGCACCAGGCCATTGAGCGGGCGCAGCAGTCCGGGGATTTGGACGCGGAATCCAGTGCCGTCGTGCAGTATCAAATAGCCGTAACCGAGGCGGCACATAATGTTGTGCTGCTTCATCTGCTACGCTGCATGGAGCCCATGTTGGCGCAAAACGTTCGTCAGAACTTTGAATTGCTGTACGCGCGCCGCGAAATGCTGCCGCTTGTCAGCAACCATCGCTCGAGTATTTTCGCGGCGATCATGGCCGGGAAGCCGGAAGAGGCGCGTGAAGCGTCGCACCGCCACCTGGCGTTTATTGAAGAGATTTTGCTGGATCGTAGCCGTGAGCAGAGCCGTCGTGAACGCTCGCTTCGCCGGTTAGAGCAGAGAAAGAATTAA